One region of Zingiber officinale cultivar Zhangliang chromosome 7B, Zo_v1.1, whole genome shotgun sequence genomic DNA includes:
- the LOC122005490 gene encoding protein MLN51 homolog isoform X2, with protein MAVREEESEYESDPEDAPLPRMRRREASDDEEGEGYDGLGKSAAGDRVGSDGESDGQGGAEVYDDEEEYYDGEEEELAGEVEEFVAVEGMMEGKGANMGAVPVGEGPRDLGKSPVPDGDGQAFLGTSEENEDKEPVEEEAKENEPYAVPTAGAFYMHDDRFQDNGRGRRRRMFGVQKLWDSKDERAWVHDRFEEMNLQDAQNHERKSRGRFRGRGGGKKRGSEHGYIRGNRFNTYRDDVENETRGPKTVRGRGPRRYELISRNKRDFPAIQSKHSPVKPQDSVSNNTFGRQSSQAAPVQSDPLLKKSTFASSLNYASPPFYPSGSSSQDMAALSQKNNLQSGRTNKAMPYTALIRENSIASQRNSLLKRNIPTDMVGRDKLFVDDSFQPTAGKTMATSSLQLLESSLSSKEIIQNASSRVQGMESSIVTPPNRHSESSISQPGRVATQTKPTEHRPLQFPAQPAMQISNQQLVHLRSIGNQASSPPDSASLTSSDTVQSDSHPAVNKPETAPVGKARINNQRIGKGPFLYGGAQVIGATGAVGLANGDHNFPGTPALLPVMQLGGPNPGGMGLPAMGMALPGYVAQPQLGFGNSEMTWVPVLAGAAGALGAPYCPPYISLDGNYFARPSGQPSSSSSSRETGTSTPVSPLKPSQRPEVNEDSGQRQNKPRRYSEMNFGQ; from the exons ATGGCGGTCAGGGAGGAAGAATCGGAGTACGAGAGCGATCCCGAGGACGCGCCGTTGCCAAGGATGCGTCGGAGGGAGGCAAGCGACGACGAGGAAGGGGAAGGATACGATGGGCTGGGGAAATCTGCCGCGGGAGACCGGGTTGGATCCGACGGCGAGTCGGATGGTCAAGGTGGCGCCGAGGTTTATGATGATGAAGAGGAGTACTACGACGGCGAGGAGGAGGAACTGGCGGGCGAAGTAGAGGAATTCGTTGCTGTAGAAGGAATGATGGAAGGAAAAGGAGCGAATATGGGGGCTGTTCCAGTGGGCGAAGGCCCTAGGGACTTGGGAAAGTCGCCGGTTCCTGATGGCGATGGGCAGGCGTTTCTTGGGACTTCAGAAGAAAATGAAGACAAAGAACCTGTTGAAGAGGAGGCGAAGGAGAATGAACCTTATGCTGTGCCGACTGCTGGGGCTTTCTACATGCACGATGATCGGTTCCAGGACAATGGCAGGGGTCGCCGAAG GCGTATGTTTGGTGTCCAAAAGTTGTGGGATTCTAAAGATGAACGTGCTTGGGTACATGATAGATTTGAAGAAATGAATCTGCAGGATGCACAAAATCATGAG CGGAAGTCTAGAGGTCGTTTTAGAGGTCGAGGTGGTGGCAAAAAGCGGGGCTCTGAACATGGGTATATTAGAGGAAACAGGTTCAATACATACCGTGATGATGTTGAGAATGAAACTCGTGGCCCCAAGACTGTTAGAGGGAGAGGACCTAGGCGCTATGAACTTATTTCAAGGAACAAAAGAGACTTTCCTGCAATTCAAAGCAAACA CTCACCTGTAAAACCTCAAGATTCTGTGTCAAATAATACTTTTGGACGACAATCTTCTCAAGCAGCACCTGTTCAATCAGACCCTCTTCTGAAGAAGAGCACATTTGCCTCGAGCCTTAATTATGCATCTCCCCCTTTTTACCCCTCTGGGTCCTCTAGTCAAGACATGGCAGCCTTGAGTCAGAAAAACAACCTACAAAGTGGAAGGACCAATAAAGCCATGCCATACACTGCACTCATAAGAGAAAATTCTATTGCATCCCAAAGAAACTCTTTGCTGAAAAGGAATATACCCACTGACATGGTTGGGCGTGATAAGTTGTTTGTTGATGATTCCTTTCAGCCAACAGCTGGGAAAACTATGGCTACCTCCAGTCTCCAGCTGTTAGAATCTtcattatcatcaaaagaaattaTCCAGAATGCAAGTTCTAGGGTTCAGGGTATGGAATCAAGTATCGTTACTCCTCCAAATAGACATTCTGAATCATCTATTAGCCAACCTGGAAGAGTTGCTACTCAAACTAAGCCCACAGAACACAGACCACTTCAGTTTCCTGCACAACCTGCAATGCAAATTTCTAATCAACAGTTGGTTCATCTTCGTAGCATTGGGAATCAAGCATCATCACCTCCTGATTCTGCATCTCTTACTTCATCTGACACTGTTCAGTCTGATTCACATCCAGCTGTAAATAAGCCAGAAACTGCACCTGTTGGAAAAGCAAGGATCAATAATCAAAGGATAGGAAAGGGACCCTTTCTGTATGGTGGAGCTCAGGTAATTGGAGCAACTGGAGCTGTGGGACTTGCTAATGGTGACCATAACTTCCCTGGAACTCCAGCACTTTTACCAG TTATGCAACTTGGCGGCCCCAATCCTGGTGGTATGGGGCTTCCTGCTATGGGTATGGCTCTTCCAGGATATGTAGCTCAGCCTCAGCTTGGTTTTGGCAACTCAGAAATGACTTG GGTTCCAGTATTGGCAGGTGCTGCTGGGGCATTAGGAGCACCTTATTGCCCACCTTACATATCTCTTGATGGTAACTACTTTGCTCGTCCTTCAGGACAgccatcttcatcatcttcttctag AGAAACTGGTACAAGCACACCTGTTAGCCCCTTGAAACCTTCCCAGAGACCTG
- the LOC122005490 gene encoding protein MLN51 homolog isoform X1, which translates to MAVREEESEYESDPEDAPLPRMRRREASDDEEGEGYDGLGKSAAGDRVGSDGESDGQGGAEVYDDEEEYYDGEEEELAGEVEEFVAVEGMMEGKGANMGAVPVGEGPRDLGKSPVPDGDGQAFLGTSEENEDKEPVEEEAKENEPYAVPTAGAFYMHDDRFQDNGRGRRRRMFGVQKLWDSKDERAWVHDRFEEMNLQDAQNHEEQRKSRGRFRGRGGGKKRGSEHGYIRGNRFNTYRDDVENETRGPKTVRGRGPRRYELISRNKRDFPAIQSKHSPVKPQDSVSNNTFGRQSSQAAPVQSDPLLKKSTFASSLNYASPPFYPSGSSSQDMAALSQKNNLQSGRTNKAMPYTALIRENSIASQRNSLLKRNIPTDMVGRDKLFVDDSFQPTAGKTMATSSLQLLESSLSSKEIIQNASSRVQGMESSIVTPPNRHSESSISQPGRVATQTKPTEHRPLQFPAQPAMQISNQQLVHLRSIGNQASSPPDSASLTSSDTVQSDSHPAVNKPETAPVGKARINNQRIGKGPFLYGGAQVIGATGAVGLANGDHNFPGTPALLPVMQLGGPNPGGMGLPAMGMALPGYVAQPQLGFGNSEMTWVPVLAGAAGALGAPYCPPYISLDGNYFARPSGQPSSSSSSRETGTSTPVSPLKPSQRPEVNEDSGQRQNKPRRYSEMNFGQ; encoded by the exons ATGGCGGTCAGGGAGGAAGAATCGGAGTACGAGAGCGATCCCGAGGACGCGCCGTTGCCAAGGATGCGTCGGAGGGAGGCAAGCGACGACGAGGAAGGGGAAGGATACGATGGGCTGGGGAAATCTGCCGCGGGAGACCGGGTTGGATCCGACGGCGAGTCGGATGGTCAAGGTGGCGCCGAGGTTTATGATGATGAAGAGGAGTACTACGACGGCGAGGAGGAGGAACTGGCGGGCGAAGTAGAGGAATTCGTTGCTGTAGAAGGAATGATGGAAGGAAAAGGAGCGAATATGGGGGCTGTTCCAGTGGGCGAAGGCCCTAGGGACTTGGGAAAGTCGCCGGTTCCTGATGGCGATGGGCAGGCGTTTCTTGGGACTTCAGAAGAAAATGAAGACAAAGAACCTGTTGAAGAGGAGGCGAAGGAGAATGAACCTTATGCTGTGCCGACTGCTGGGGCTTTCTACATGCACGATGATCGGTTCCAGGACAATGGCAGGGGTCGCCGAAG GCGTATGTTTGGTGTCCAAAAGTTGTGGGATTCTAAAGATGAACGTGCTTGGGTACATGATAGATTTGAAGAAATGAATCTGCAGGATGCACAAAATCATGAG GAACAGCGGAAGTCTAGAGGTCGTTTTAGAGGTCGAGGTGGTGGCAAAAAGCGGGGCTCTGAACATGGGTATATTAGAGGAAACAGGTTCAATACATACCGTGATGATGTTGAGAATGAAACTCGTGGCCCCAAGACTGTTAGAGGGAGAGGACCTAGGCGCTATGAACTTATTTCAAGGAACAAAAGAGACTTTCCTGCAATTCAAAGCAAACA CTCACCTGTAAAACCTCAAGATTCTGTGTCAAATAATACTTTTGGACGACAATCTTCTCAAGCAGCACCTGTTCAATCAGACCCTCTTCTGAAGAAGAGCACATTTGCCTCGAGCCTTAATTATGCATCTCCCCCTTTTTACCCCTCTGGGTCCTCTAGTCAAGACATGGCAGCCTTGAGTCAGAAAAACAACCTACAAAGTGGAAGGACCAATAAAGCCATGCCATACACTGCACTCATAAGAGAAAATTCTATTGCATCCCAAAGAAACTCTTTGCTGAAAAGGAATATACCCACTGACATGGTTGGGCGTGATAAGTTGTTTGTTGATGATTCCTTTCAGCCAACAGCTGGGAAAACTATGGCTACCTCCAGTCTCCAGCTGTTAGAATCTtcattatcatcaaaagaaattaTCCAGAATGCAAGTTCTAGGGTTCAGGGTATGGAATCAAGTATCGTTACTCCTCCAAATAGACATTCTGAATCATCTATTAGCCAACCTGGAAGAGTTGCTACTCAAACTAAGCCCACAGAACACAGACCACTTCAGTTTCCTGCACAACCTGCAATGCAAATTTCTAATCAACAGTTGGTTCATCTTCGTAGCATTGGGAATCAAGCATCATCACCTCCTGATTCTGCATCTCTTACTTCATCTGACACTGTTCAGTCTGATTCACATCCAGCTGTAAATAAGCCAGAAACTGCACCTGTTGGAAAAGCAAGGATCAATAATCAAAGGATAGGAAAGGGACCCTTTCTGTATGGTGGAGCTCAGGTAATTGGAGCAACTGGAGCTGTGGGACTTGCTAATGGTGACCATAACTTCCCTGGAACTCCAGCACTTTTACCAG TTATGCAACTTGGCGGCCCCAATCCTGGTGGTATGGGGCTTCCTGCTATGGGTATGGCTCTTCCAGGATATGTAGCTCAGCCTCAGCTTGGTTTTGGCAACTCAGAAATGACTTG GGTTCCAGTATTGGCAGGTGCTGCTGGGGCATTAGGAGCACCTTATTGCCCACCTTACATATCTCTTGATGGTAACTACTTTGCTCGTCCTTCAGGACAgccatcttcatcatcttcttctag AGAAACTGGTACAAGCACACCTGTTAGCCCCTTGAAACCTTCCCAGAGACCTG
- the LOC122005489 gene encoding protein NRT1/ PTR FAMILY 8.3-like — protein MEREEALELESGEGRPLLPLSATSRQTENELRGPHHRSSVSKAPAIILGFEYLDSVAFNGVGANLIVYLHTVLHGNNAANAANVATWSGTCFLTPLFGAIVADTYWGNYKTIMISLVVYLLGMITITSSAFSASSTLLFCGLYLVAIGSGGVKAALLPFGAEQFDDENPSDREKKGAFFGWFYLSITLGALTSMTFIVWIQENISWGLGYSIATFCMAAALAAFVMGTPHYRRRLPSGSPLQSILQVIFASYKKRSAEIPRDISLLYEVNKDSSDVGEQRLAHTNGFRFLDKAATISALDLKDGSPQYSWSLCTVTQVEELKMFLRLIPIWANSIIYAAVFAQMFTTFIQQGSAMNTKIGSFSIPPASLCSFEIISVMSWVFVYNNIIAPAAKRYFGNGMGLSQLQRMGIGRFLLILAMLTASYNETKRLESFKAGKSLSIAWQLPQFFVLASSEVFNNITQLEFFFAQAPDRMKSICTAMVLFSMSLGNYLNSFIITFIAIVTSGEGRPGWISNDLNKGHLDYYFLVLALLSTLNFLVYIAFAKNYTLKKAISES, from the exons ATGGAGAGGGAGGAAGCCTTGGAGTTGGAGAGTGGAGAAGGAAGGCCCTTGCTCCCTTTG AGTGCAACCTCAAGACAAACTGAGAATGAATTGAGAGGACCTCACCATAGATCTAGCGTCTCGAAAGCACCAGCAATAATTTTGG GATTTGAATACTTGGATAGTGTCGCATTCAATGGTGTTGGAGCGAACTTAATTGTGTATCTTCATACTGTTCTCCATGGGAACAATGCTGCGAATGCTGCTAATGTGGCCACTTGGAGTGGAACATGTTTCTTGACACCCCTGTTTGGTGCTATTGTTGCTGACACCTATTGGGGAAATTATAAGACTATAATGATTTCCCTTGTGGTGTACCTCCTA GGAATGATTACAATAACTTCCTCTGCTTTTTCGGCATCTTCAACCCTTCTGTTCTGTGGGTTGTACCTAGTGGCGATTGGGAGTGGAGGTGTCAAGGCAGCACTTCTTCCTTTTGGTGCAGAGCAGTTTGATGATGAGAACCCTTCAGATAGAGAGAAAAAGGGGGCTTTCTTTGGTTGGTTTTATCTTTCTATCACCTTAGGAGCACTCACTTCAATGACCTTCATAGTATGGATACAAGAAAATATAAGTTGGGGACTTGGATATAGTATTGCAACATTCTGCATGGCTGCTGCCTTAGCAGCCTTTGTAATGGGCACACCACATTATCGACGCAGGTTGCCAAGTGGCAGTCCATTGCAAAGTATTCTACAAGTAATTTTTGCTTCCTACAAGAAGAGGAGTGCAGAAATTCCCAGAGATATCAGTCTCTTGTATGAGGTGAACAAGGACTCATCAGATGTCGGAGAGCAGAGATTGGCACATACAAATGGATTCAG GTTCTTAGACAAAGCAGCAACTATTTCTGCCCTGGATTTGAAGGATGGTTCTCCTCAGTACTCCTGGAGTTTATGCACTGTTACCCAAGTAGAAGAGTTGAAGATGTTCCTTCGGCTTATTCCGATATGGGCTAACAGTATAATATATGCGGCTGTGTTTGCTCAAATGTTCACCACCTTCATTCagcaagggagtgcaatgaacacaaagattgGCTCATTCTCCATCCCTCCCGCATCCTTGTGTTCTTTCGAAATCATAAGCGTTATGAGTTGGGTTTTCGTCTACAACAACATCATAGCCCCTGCCGCTAAGCGATACTTTGGAAACGGAATGGGGCTGTCACAGCTTCAACGGATGGGAATAGGTCGTTTCCTTCTGATCCTAGCAATGCTAACAGCTTCTTACAATGAGACCAAGAGATTGGAAAGTTTTAAAGCTGGCAAATCCCTGAGCATTGCATGGCAACTCCCCCAATTCTTTGTCCTGGCCAGTTCAGAGGTCTTCAACAACATTACCCAGCTCGAGTTCTTCTTTGCGCAGGCACCTGACAGGATGAAGAGCATATGCACAGCAATGGTCCTCTTCTCGATGTCGTTAGGCAATTACTTGAACTCGTTCATAATCACATTCATTGCCATTGTCACCTCAGGGGAAGGGCGGCCTGGCTGGATCTCGAATGACCTGAACAAAGGGCATCTCGATTACTACTTCTTGGTGTTGGCACTTCTGTCGACATTGAACTTTTTGGTTTATATCGCATTTGCAAAGAACTACACACTAAAGAAGGCCATCTCAGAGAGTTAG